In the Cryptococcus neoformans var. neoformans JEC21 chromosome 1, complete sequence genome, one interval contains:
- a CDS encoding oxidoreductase, putative, which produces MAIITPISRLATSRTLTAASRSSSGALLRRPTALRIRTFASEAKFDPESVERAQDEVDVCIVGGGPAGLSAAIRLKQLEQERGGDELRVVVLEKGGEVGAHILSGAVIEPRALNELIPDWKELGAPLNQPALSDSMRFLTSNSSFPLPHPPQMNNKGNYIVSLSRFTAWLGEQAEALGVEVYPGFAGAKVLYTEDGKGIKGVITGDVGLDKDGNPKDNYEPGMEFHAKVTLIAEGAHGSLSKELQKKFNLREGKDPQTYGLGIKEVWKVKDEVYEPGKIVHTLGWPLDYKTYGGSWMYHMEDNMVSIGLVVGLDYQNPYLSPYKEFQRMKHHPFFANILKDGQCIAYGARALNEGGFQSIPKLHFPGGALIGCSAGFLNVPKIKGTHNAMKSGMLAAESAFAAITSTESSEEVSLDTNPADLSNYATAIENSWIWSELKEVRNLRPSFHNPLGLWGGMAYSGLDSLILKGRVPWTFRNSVEDYEATKKASEEKPIDYPQPDGKLSFDILTSVSLTGTNHAENQPVHLRLPKVEGARASHTKINVEDYAGLLGRVCPAAVYEYADAEGSEVDADGKKFVINSQNCIHCKTCSIKTPTQDISWDVPEGGGGPKYSIT; this is translated from the exons ATGGCCATAATAACCCCCATATCACGTTTAGCAACGTCCCGCACCCTCACAGCTGCCTCTCGCAGCTCCTCAGGAGCTCTACTTCGCCGGCCTACAGCTCTTCGAATACGGACCTTCGCGTCTGAAGCCAAATTCGACCCGGAGAGCGTTGAACGGGCACAGGATGAAGTGGATGTCTGCATCGTTGGCGGTGGCCCTGCTGGCCTTAGTGCTGCTATTAGACTGAAGCAGCTTGAGCAAGAACGAGGTGGCGATGAGCTCAGAGTCGTCGTTCTTGAGAAAGGTGGTGAAGTTG GGGCCCATATCCTTTCTGGTGCAGTGATTGAACCTAGAGCCCTCAATGAACTTATACCCGATTGGAAAGAATTGGGAGCGCCCCTCAACCAACCTGCCCTTTCCGACTCTATGCGATTCTTGACCTCCAACTCATCCTTCCCTCTgccccatcctcctcaaatGAACAACAAAGGCAATTACATTGTGTCACTTTCTCGATTCACTGCTTGGTTGGGGGAGCAAGCTGAGGCACTTGGTGTTGAGGTATATCCTGGATTTGCTGGTGCCAAGGTCTTGTACACAGAGGACGGCAAGGGCATCAAGGGTGTCATTACCGGTGATGTCGGATTAGATAAGGATGGAAACCCCAAGGATAATTACGAGCCTGGTATGGAGTTCCATGCCAAGGTAACTCTCATTGCCGAAGGTGCCCACGGTTCGTTGTCCAAGGAATTGCAGAAAAAATTCAATCTTCGAGAAGGTAAAGACCCACAAACCTACGGCCTGGGCATCAAGGAAGTGTGGAAGGTCAAGGACGAAGTTTATGAGCCTGGAAAAATCGTTCATACTCTTGGATGGCCTTTAGATTACAAGACTTATGGTGGTAGTTGGATGTACCACATGGAGGATAACATGGTCAGCATAGGTCTGGTTGTTGGCCTTGACTACCAAAATCCCTACCTTTCTCCTTATAAGGAGTTCCAA CGAATGAAGCACCACCCTTTCTTTGccaacatcctcaaagaTGGTCAATGTATCGCCTACGGTGCCCGAGCTCTGAATGAAGGAGGCTTCCAGTCCATACCGAAATTGCACTTCCCTGGTGGTGCTTTGATCGGATGTTCTGCTGGTTTCCTCAATGTCCCCAAG ATCAAAGGTACTCATAACGCCATGAAGTCGGGTATGCTCGCCGCCGAATCAGCTTTTGCTGCTATCACCTCTACCGAGTCTAGCGAAGAAGTTTCCCTTGACACTAATCCCGCGGACTTGTCTAATTACGCCACCGCCATCGAGAACTCTTGGATCTGGTCCGAACTCAAGGAGGTCAGGAATCTCAGGCCGTCTTTCCACAACCCCCTCGGCCTTTGGGGTGGTATGGCCTACTCTGGCTTGGATAGTTTGATCTTGAAGGGACGCGTGCCTTGGACATTTAGGAACTCTGTAGAGGACTATGAAGCGACCAAGAAGGCCAG TGAAGAGAAGCCTATCGATTATCCTCAGCCTGATGGCAAGCTCTCTTTTGACATCCTTACCTCTGTTTCTTTGACGGGTACCAACCACGCTGAGAATCAACCCGTGCATCTGAGGTTACCTAAGGTTGAGGGTGCTAGGGCTTCGCACACCAAGATCAATGTTGAGG ATTACGCTGGTCTTTTGGGCAGGGTCTGCCCCGCGGCAGTTTACGAGTATGCGGATGCAGAAGGTAGCGAAGTAGACGCGGATGGCAAGAAGTTCGTGATCAACTCACAAAACTGTATACAC TGTAAGACATGTTCTATTAAGACTCCTACACAAGACATCAGCTGGGATGTTCCCGAAGGCGGTGGCGGTCCCAAGTACT CTATCACATAA
- a CDS encoding U2 snRNA binding protein, putative translates to MHLLNLTLSSPTNVSTAVVGSFSGSKSQEILCVRGGTKLEIFKLNATTGQLDTIVSTEAFGTIRNIAGFRLAGMTKDYILATSDSGRLSILEFVISPTPHFESLYQEVFGKSGSRRIVPGQFLAVDPKGRSCLVGSLEKTKLVYVLNRNTEGKLYPSSPLEAHKNHTLVTHIVGVDQGYDNPLYAALETDYSESDQDSTGEAYENTQKHLTFYELDLGLNHVVRKWSEPTDRRANLLVQVPGGQNANSDRFEGPSGVLVCTEDHIIWKHMDVEAHRIPIPRRRNPLVQRGDKSRGLIIVSAVMHKIKGAFFFLLQSEDGDLYKVWIEHNGEDVVALKIKYFDTVPVANSLCILKRGYIYVASEFSDQNLYQFQSLAEDDGEQEWSSTDYPENGNIDGPLPFAFFDPQPLRNLLLVDTVPSLDPITDAHVVNLLGASSDTPQIYAACGRGARSTFRTLKHGLDVAEMVSSPLPGVPTNVWTLKLTEDDEYDSYIVLSFPNGTLVLSIGETIEEVNDTGFLSSGPTLAVQQLGNAGLLQVHPYGLRHIRAADRVDEWPAPPGQTIVAATTNRRQVVIALSTAELVYFELDPEGSLSEYQEKKALPGNATCVTIAEVPEGRRRTSFLAVGCDNQTVSIISLEPDSTLDTLSLQALTAPPTSICLAEIFDTSIDKNRATMFLNIGLMNGVLLRTVVDPVDGSLSDTRLRFLGAKPPKLVRANVQGQPSVMAFSSRTWLLYTYQDMLQTQPLIYDTLEYAWSLSAAMCPDGLIGISGNTLRIFNIPKLGEKLKQDSTALTYTPRKFISHPFNSVFYMIEADHRTYSKSAIERIVKQKESEGRRVDTLLLDLPANEFGRPRAPAGHWASCVRVLDPLANETIMTLDLDEDEAAFSIAIAYFERGGGEPFLVVGTGVKTTLQPKGCKEGYLRVYAIKEQGRILEFLHKTKTDDIPLCLAGFQGFLLAGIGKSLRLYEMGKKALLRKCENNGFPTAVVTINVQGARIIVGDMQESTFYCVYRSIPTRQLLIFADDSQPRWITCVTSVDYETVACGDKFGNIFINRLDPSISEKVDDDPTGATILHEKSFLMGAAHKTEMIGHYNIGSVVTSITKIPLVAGGRDVLVYTTISGAVGALVPFVSSDDIEFMSTLEMHMRTQDISLVGRDHIAYRGYYVPIKGVVDGDLCESFSLLPYPKQQAIALDLDRSVGDVLKKLEQMRTSSAF, encoded by the exons ATGcacctcctcaacctcaccctctcttccccgACAAATGTCTCCACGGCTGTCGTAGGCAGCTTTTCCGGGTCAAAGAGCCAGGAGATCCTGTGCGTCAGAGGAGGCACGAAGTTGGAGATTTTCAAGTTGAACGCCACGACCGGGCAGT TGGATACTATTGTCTCTACAGAG GCGTTTGGAACGATTAGAAATATTGCAGGATTCAGATTAGCCGGTATGACAAAAG ACTACATCTTGGCGACATCGGACTCCGGCAGACTATCAATCCTCGAGTTTGTCATCTCGCCCACACCACATTTTGAGAGCCTGTATCAGGAGGTTTTTGGGAAGAGTGGTAGCAG GCGTATCGTCCCTGGCCAATTCTTGGCCGTTGACCCCAAAGGTAGAAGTTGTCTTGTTGGATC CTTGGAAAA GACAAAGCTGGTGTATGTGTTGAACAGAAATACCGAGGGAAAGCTCtatccatcttctcctcttgagGCCCATAAGAATCATACTCTCGTAACCCACATAGTCGGCGTTGACCAG GGATATGACAACCCTTTGTATGCTGCGTTAGAAACTGACTACTCTGAATCGGATCAAGACTCTACCGGAGAGGCGTATGAAAACACTCAGAAG CACTTGACGTTCTACGAGTTGGATCTTGGATTGAACCACGTTGTGCGAAAATGGAGTGAACCCACAGACAGACGGGCAAATCTCCTGGTGCAAG TTCCCGGCGGCCAAAACGCCAACTCTGACAGATTTGAAGGCCCTTCAGGTGTTCTTGTCTGCACAGAGGACCACATCATCTGGAAGCACATGGATGTGGAGGCCCACAGAATACCTATTCCCAGACGGCGAAACCCTCTTGTGCAAAGAGGTGACAAGAGTCGAGGTTTAATCATCGTTTCAGCGGTCATGCACAAAATAAAG GgtgcctttttcttcttgctccaGTCTGAAGATGGTGACCTGTACAAGGTTTGGATTGAACACAACGGTGAAGACGTTGTTGCACTCAAGATCAAGTACTTTGACACTGTCCCTGTGGCAAACAGTCTTTGTATCTTGAAGAGAGGTTACATCTACGTGGCCAGCGAGTTCAGTGACCA GAATTTGTACCAATTCCAAAGTCTtgcggaagatgatggcgagCAAGAGTGGTCATCTACCGATTATCCAGAGAATGGTAACATTGATGGACCACttccctttgccttctttgACCCGCAACCTCTTCgtaatcttctccttgttgATACTGTTCCTTCTCTGGACCCCATAACCGATGCTCATGTCGTCAACCTTCTCGGTGCCAGTTCTGACACTCCCCAAATATACGCAGCTTGTGGACGTGGTGCCAGAAGTACTTTTAGAACGTTGAAGCACGGATTGGATGTTGCGGAGATGGTTAGCTCTCCATTGCCCGGTGTGCCTACCAATGTCTGGACATTGAAATTGACAGAAGATG ATGAGTACGATTCCTATATAGTCCTGTCATTCCCCAACGGTACTTTAGTTCTTTCTATCGGTGAAACgattgaagaagtcaaCGACACTGGGTTCCTTTCTTCAGGCCCTACTCTTGCTGTTCAGCAACTCGGTAACGCCGGTCTTCTACAAGTTCACCCGTACGGTCTTCGACACATCCGAGCCGCCGATCGAGTAGATGAATGGCCCGCTCCTCCCGGACAAACCATTGTTGCTGCTACCACCAACCGGCGGCAGGTCGTCATTGCGTTGAGTACGGCCGAGTTAGTTTactttgagcttgaccCTGAAGGAAGCTTGAGCGAGTACcaagagaaaaaggcgtTGCCCGGTAATGCCACTTGCGTGACTATTGCTGAGGTGCCtgaggggaggagaaggacatCATTCTTAGCCGTTGGTTGCGACAATCAAACAGtgtccatcatctctttgGAACCCGATAGCACTCTAGATACTTTGAGTCTTCAG GCCCTCACTGCTCCGCCCACTTCGATCTGTCTCGCGGAGATCTTTGACACCAGTATTGACAAGAACCGTGCTACTATGTTTTTGAACATTGGTCTCATGAACGGCGTTCTCCTTCGTACCGTTGTCGACCCTGTTGACGGATCTCTCTCTGACACTCGACTTCGATTTCTCGGTGCCAAGCCGCCCAAACTTGTCCGTGCGAATGTTCAGGGCCAGCCTAGTGTCATGGCGTTCTCCAGCAGAACTTGGTTGCTCTACACGTATCAAGATATGCTACAGACCCAGCCACTTATCTACGATACTTTGGAATACGCTTGGTCACTCTCAGCGGCTATGTGTCCTGATGGATTAATCGGTATCTCGGGTAATACCTTGAG AATTTTCAACATCCCCAAGCTAGGTGAAAAGCTCAAGCAAGACTCCACCGCCTTGACGTATACACCTCGCAAGTTCATTAGCCATCCCTTTAATTCTGTCTTTTACATGATCGAAGCGGATCACCGAACATACTCAAAGAGTGCCATTGAAAGGATTGTCAAGCAGAAGGAGTCGGAAGGTAGAAGGGTTGATACCTTATTGTTAGACCTCCCCGCCAATGAGTTTGGCCGGCCTAGAGCCCCTGCTGGTCACTGGGCGTCTTGTGTACGAGTTTTGGATCCCCTTGCT AACGAAACCATTATGACTCTTGAcctcgacgaagatgaagctgCATTTTCGATTGCTATTGCCTATTTTGAACGTGGTGGCGGCGAGCCGTTCCTCGTGGTTGGTACTGGTGTAAAGACGACGTTGCAGCCCAAAGGATGTAAAGAGGGATATTTGAGAGTATATGCGATTAAGGAACAAGGCAGAATCCTTGAGTTTTTGCACAAG ACCAAGACCGATGACATACCGCTTTGCTTGGCTGGCTTTCAAGGCTTCCTATTGGCAGGTATCGGCAAGTCTCTGAGATTGTATGAAATGGGTAAAAAGGCGTTGCTGAGAAAATGCGAAAACAAT GGATTCCCCACGGCTGTTGTTACCATCAACGTCCAAGGAGCCCGAATAATCGTCGGTGACATGCAAGAATCAACTTTCTACTGTGTTTATCGCTCCATTCCCACCCGACAGCTCCTCATTTTCGCCGACGATTCCCAACCTCGCTGGATCACTTGTGTCACGAGCGTTGATTATGAGACCGTTGCATGTGGGGACAAATTCGGAAATATCTTCATCAATAGACTGGACCCTAGTATATCAGAGAAGGTGGATGACGACCCTACGGGTGCTACAATCTTGCACGAGAAGAGCTTCTTGATGGGTGCGGCACATAAGACAGAGATGATAGGGCATTATAATATTGGAAGTGTCGTCACTTC TATAACAAAAATCCCACTGGTAGCTGGTGGACGAGATGTGTTGGTTTATACCACCATCTCAGGCGCTGTGGGTGCCCTTGTTCCCTTTGTGTCTTCGGATGATATCGAATTCATGTCCACTCTGGAAATG CACATGCGAACACAAGACATTTCTCTTGTAGGCCGAGACCACATTGCTTACAGGGGTTACTACGTTCCCATCAAAGGTGTTGTTGATGGGGACCTGTGTGAGAGCTTTAGTCTCTTGCCGTATCCTAAGCAACAAGCGATCGCTTTAGATTTGGATAGGAGCGTGGGTGAtgttttgaagaagcttgagcAAATGAGGACGAGCAGCGCATTCTAA
- a CDS encoding expressed protein: protein MSGNNDNSEKTFNILPHPAKTNNPADLTGEPAEHGGLQSASANAYNAKPPYIPSKEIAEGLEKPKTREELRAEAQQLNS, encoded by the exons ATGTCAGGAAACAACGATAATAGCGAGAAAA CATTCAACATCCTTCCCCACCCAGCCAAGACTAACAACCCTGCCGACTTGACTGGTGAACCCGCGGAACACGGTGGTCTCCAAAGCGCGTCCGCCAACGCCTACAATGCCAAGCCACCTTATATTCCCAGTAAAGAGATTGCTGAGGGTTTGGAGAAGCCCAAGACCCGTGAGGAG TTAAGGGCCGAAGCGCAGCAATTGAACTCATAA